The bacterium DNA segment TTACGCAATTTGGTAATGGACTAAATATAATCAATGAAATCTCAAAAAAGGTTAAAGATATATATAATTCTTTTGACATCGATGTATCAAATCTCTCCCCATAGTTATAACTTTTCGGGAATTTAGGTTATTAGTCAAAACTTTATTCAGAGTGGATAAGTAAAAAAAATCCCAAATCCCAAGCACCAAATCTCAAATAAACACCAAATTCCACATACCAAAAAGCGAATTAGAGATTAGTGAATTAGAGATTAGATTTTACTAATTCGCTAATTCGCTTAATTCACTAATTCACTAAATGGAATTTGGAATTTGTGATTTGGAATTTCATAGCCCTATCTATGTCAAATTTCGATTAATAAGTGCTATAATGCGTGTCCATTTGTGACTAATTTCCTTAATTCTCTGTGAACTCGGTGCCTCTGTGGCTGAATGCTTACACATCTTTACGATATTAAACTTATTCCCATCATTGGAAAATGACGATCAAACCCAAACGCGTCATGAATGTTATAGCGTTGACACACAACAAAATTGGCACAATCAGTCAATGATAAGAGTGTACTTTCATATTGACGAAATACGGCGATCGATTCTTGAAAAAGGTCGTGATCAATATACACCACGCGTAAAATGCCTGTTTTACTCGTCAAGGTGATAATATCCAGAAATCGAATGGCGATATGATGACTGCTATCATACCTTAGTCGAGTCACGGTTTCGTCAAGAACATAATCTGTTGTGAGTAAATAGGCGCGTTGTTGCTTCAACCGGTTATAGAGCCGATTTGCCTCTTTATGATAGTGATCGTTACTATCGGTTAGAGCAATCCACGCTCCTGTATCGACAAAAATCATGCTGCACCCCTTGTATATAAAATCTTATTATGATTTACTGAGGCATCCTCCTGATTGGTGTGACATAAGCCAATCATTTGATCAAGCAACGCATAGCCGTCAGTCTCTTCAGTGGGTTCGATCACTTCGATATCCACCCAAATTTTCTGTTGTGGCATCGTTTTCACGATATCGATCATGGGAATATATAATCCATCCTCTCGTTTAATTGCTTCAACTTGCATAATATCTACCTCCCTCTCGTATAATATAAATTATGGTAAGCGTTCAGGTGGTGTAACAAAAGGAGATGTGGAGATTAAGGAGATAGGGAGATATTATTAAAAAAATTGGTAACTATTCACCATTCACAATTTCTTCCCTAAATTTCCTTAATAATGGTGAATGGTGAATTGTCAATTGTGAATTGTGAATTATCACTCTTCACGGTGTCAAGCAAACCTGGCCCAAGAGTTCGATGCACCGCTATAGCGCATCCAATGACTCTATTCGATAATTCATCAAATTTCACTTCGTGCTCTCCGTACCCTTCGTGGTGAATAGTTACAAAAATTGAAATTAATAGAAACTAATAGAAATTTATGGAAATTTGTTGTTTTCCCCAATCAATTTCTACCTAATTTCTATAAGTTTCAATCTATTTCTATTATCTTATCTCCATATCACTCTTATCTCCTTATCCCCTTTCTTACACTTTTGATATATAGCCTGAACGGTTACGAAAATTCTACCTCATCTTTCATTTAATGTCCCATAGGGACAATATATCGGTAAATGGCTTTCCATAAATTTTCTACCAATATATCGTTCCTACGGAACTGATTGATTTGTCTATCTATTTCTACCGATATTATGTTCCTAACGGAACAATTATTCTCATGCCTTATTTATGGGTATTATCCTATGTAAACTTCCAGTTAATAACTGCTATATCTTCTTTTTTGCAGACAATCTCTAATATCCGCATATACCACCACACTCTTAAGGTGTGACTCTAATTCTTGGCTGTTAAAAATGGAAAAATATGGACAGGGAGTTCAACTTGAACAATTAATTAGAAGGGATGTAAAGTGAGGACTAATTTCCTTCTGCAACCATTTTTATGAAGTCTGTTGAGGTGAAAATACCGAGTGAACTTTTATCTTTTATGGTGATACGATGGAATTTATTGTCTGACATATACTTAGCCGCGGCTCTTGAATTCATTGTTTTTGCCTCTTCGACGCTAATTATTTTAAATTCTCTTTGCTCACAGAATTCTTTCAGATTTTGGTCTGACGGCTTATCATGTTCTGTAACTATCCCGAGAGTTTTACCTTCACGGTCAACAACAAACAAACAACTTCGATTCAATTCTTTCATCCGTTGAAGGGCAAAATTGACGGTTCTATTCCAATCTACAGTCAGTAACGATTCAAATGTAGCGTAATCTGCGACAAATTTCTGCATTTTTACACCTCCCGTTGACATTGTTTTGCATAAACCATAGCCGCTGTCCGATAAAGTAAATGAGCGAGTTTAGAATATGGGGCATAGATAAATAGGTAAAATACACTGACTAAATGGAGAAAGTAAATGGGATAAGCCAGGATGGTTATATTTGCCCATCGCGTAAATTGTGAAAGTATCCCGGTCAGGACAACTACGGCAATGACAACAATGAGTGACCAGTCAAAGTAAGACCCTAAACCTGTCTTTTCCTTGTTTTTCAACCGGTTACCAATGACCAATATAATTCCAATAAGCAATGTGAGAGCACTGATATTGCCAATTATCTTTACTGGACTGAGTAATGGATAAGGGGATTCCTGTTTCAAGATATAGAGATAGAAAACGGCTAAAGCAGTTGTTATTGCCAGCCCAATAAATCCGTAAAAAACACCAAGATGGGCAATCGACCTGAGTTTGTTCACTTCGCATTTATTAAATCGGTTATGAGTTAATATCTCAACAATTGTTGAAATAAGACTGGGAATTAAGCCTATCTTTGCATTTGGTCCAGATATATCTTTCCAATATCTGGTAATTCCCACACCAAAGACTATTGCCGCAAATAATGCCACAGGTATAAAAATAGCATCAACATATTCCGTGGGCATAAACTTTGAAAAGATTATCTCGCCGGCAGGGATATTTAGATGACCGCTAATTCCTAAAACAGCCAACAACAATATTACTGGAAAGGCAATCAGAAGTGGCACATATTTCACCTGGCTAACCATTTTACCCAAAAATTTTGGAAAAGAATAATGGGTGATAACCGCTTTGCGGATAGCGGCCATTACCTCACCTGGTTTTGCCCCTCGTGGGCAATAAACCGTACAGTCGCTACACTGGTGGCAAAGCCAGATATCCGGGTCAGCCAACAATTTATCTTTTAGTCCCCACTGTGCCCAAATCATCTCTTTGCGTGGAAATGGGTTGCCATCAGGGGACAATTTACAGGTTACAGAGCAGGTGGCACACTGAAAACATTTTTTTAGAGAATCTCCGCCAGCACAAATTGTCTCGCGGATAAATTTTAAATCAGGTTTAATTAACATTTTTCCCTCCATTAATGGTCGGACAAGTCTGACTCGTTTGATGTTAACTTAAAATCCCTTAAATGGATTTGGGCCTACCTTATCAATAGTTGCCATAAAATCCTTAAATATTCCTGGTAACAAATCATATTCATTAATTGCAAGTTGAACCATTTTTACCCGGTCAGATTCAAGAGCCAATCTATTTAGCGTTTCCTGAACCTTACCGAGCCGATAATTGGCTAATTCACTTCCTTTGACAAAGTGGCATTGATAGTCATCCCCATATTTACAGCCAATAAGAAGAATCCCATCAATTCCTTTTGATAAGGCATCTGAAATCCAGACAAGGTTAAAAGAACCAAGACATCTCACCGGGATAATCCGAATGAATGGGCTATATTCAAGTCGTTTAACCCCAGTCATATCCAGAGCCGGGATGGCGTCATTTTCACACATAAAGGCAAGCACTCGTGGTTTATTTTCAAATTCATCCGGCACGCTCACGGCTTTAAATATAGATGAGATAATGTCAATCGAATAATTTTTAAAATTGATTATCCTTTCCGGACAGGCACCCATACAGGTCCCGCATCTTCGACATCGAGTAATATTTGGTAAAGGATTGAATTTCTCATCCTCATTAATTGCTCCAAACGGACATTCATCCGTGCATCTTTTACACTGGGTGCATCTTTGCATAAAAAAGTCGGGATAACTGCGGTCACTAACCCTTGGGTGAACTGCTTCGCCTTTACTGATTAATTCGATACATTGAATTGCCTTCAACGCCGCTCCACTTGCATCCTCTATACAGGCGGCAATATCCATTGGCTGACGCACACATCCTGCCGCATATATGCCCGTTCTCCGCGTCTCATAAGGAAAACAAATAAAATGTGAATCCGGAAAACCATACTTTAATTGGGGCAATTCCGGTCCTTGCCGATAGTCCAGATTCAGAATATCTGATTTAATGATGGGGTCTTGAGGCAGAGTTGGTTCTTCTTTTTTACAGGCTTCTTCCTGGCATTCTATCGTCTCTTTTTTTATCAGCCTTTCAATTGCGGTTGTTGGCACCATTCCTGTTGCCAGAACAACTAAATCGGCTTCAATAACCATATCTTCGCCCAGCAATGTATCTTTAATCGTGATTGTTAGATTATTCCCATCTATAACTTCTACCCCAACGACCTCTCCTTTAGTTAAAAAAACGCCTTCATCTTCTTGAGCCTTGATGTAAAAATCCTCATAAAGTCCCATTGTCCGCATATCCTTGTAAAATATGTAAGCCATTGCCTCCCGGTTTTGTTGCCGAACATAGAGGGCTTGTTTAAGAGAGGTCATACAGCAATAGGTCGAACAATACGGCAGACGCTCTTTATCCCGCGAACCAGCACATTGAATAAAGGCAACATTTTTCGCCGGTTGACCATCTGACGGTCTGGTAATCAAACCCTTTTTAGCCAATTCCTCCATCTGAACATTGGTAATCACATTTGGCGATTTGCCAAAACCAAGATATTCAAGTCCACTGGCATCATAAGGCTGGAATCCAGCGGCTAAAACTATTGCCCCAACCCGAAATTGGTTTGTCTTTTCATTTTGATTCACAGTAACATCAAATAAACCAGGACCACCGGCAATCTTTTCTATTTTTGTCTCGGTATAAACCTTGATTCTCTGATTGGCAGAAATCTCTTTAATCATTTCGAGATGAATTGGTATTTGAAGTTCCTGATATGGGGATTGGATAGGAAATTGTTTATGAAGTTTAGTCAGGAAACCACCCAGGTCTTTTTCTTTTTCAACTAAAATTACTGTTTGACCTGCTTTTGCAGATTCAAGAGCCGCCGTCATCCCGGTTATACCACCACCAACGACTAAAATATCCCGACTTATCTCTGTTTCAGGTTGATATGGGTCTAACAATTCTGTTTTTTGAGCCTTAACAATGCCCATTTTGAGATAATCTTCAGCCATCATTTGAGTATCTGGTTGATTTGGTGGCTGACACCAGATAACCTGTTCCCGCAGGTTGACCCGCTCCATAATTTTATCGGTATCAAACGCAAATACATCCTGGTTGACCCGTGGAGAGCAACCCGCAATAACAATAGTATTTATTCCATTCCCCTGGCAATCCTGATTAATTAATGCCAGACCATCTTGACTGCATAAGCTATGATGGGTTTTACAAACAGGGGTTTTGTATTCATTAATTGCGACATTTGATAGTTTTTCCAGGTCAATAGCTTCACCAATACCACAACCTGAACACAAGTAAACACCTAATTTCTTTTCCATAAATCTTATCCTTTTTGAATAGCCTTAAGTGCCGCTGAGGTAGCATCTTGAACTGATGAGGTAACATCTTGAGGTTTTTTCGCTACCCCTGCCGCATAAATTCCTTTTTCCGGAATAATAAATCCATTTTTATCCTGCTGGATGAAATTTAAGCCTTGCCTGCCTGGTTCCATCCCGCAGGCTAAAACTACCAGGTCAACCCTTACCTTATTTTTATTTCCAGCCAGAATATCCTCCGCTTCAACAATCAATTCTCCGTTATCTTCCTCAACCGAGGCGACTTTGCCCTTGATTAATTTAACCTTTTCATCAGCCTGCACCCGATTATAAAAATCCTCATATTTACCCGGGGTGCGAATATCAATATAAAACATAAAAGCCTCTGACTCGGGGATACCTTCTCTCAGATAAGTTATTTGTTTTAAAGAGGCAAGACAACAAACCGCTGAGCAATATGGCAGGTGGTTTTCATCCCGAGAGCCAGCACATTGGACAAAGGCAACCTTTTTTGGTTCTTTTTGGTCAGAAGGTCGCAGGATTTTACCGTTGGTTGGACCATTTGGTGCGGCAAGACGCTCCATCATCATATTGGTAATCACATCCTTGTATTTACCAAACCCAAGGTTATCAATCTTTGAGGCGTCGTAAGGTTGCCAGCCTGTCGCCACAACTATAGAACGGACATTAATTTGTTTTGTCTGTGGTTGCATCTCTAAATCAATTGCTTTGTATGGACAGGCATCCACACAAGAACCACATTTGATACAAACAGTATTGTCAATGACATATTTGTATGGAAATGCTAATTGATGGGGAAGATGAATGGTTTTGGTCTGGCTTAAGTTTAAATTAAAATCATCATTGCGGTCTGCTGGACAAACTTTAGCACATTCTCCACAGGCAGTACATTTTTCCGTAACAAATCGTGGATTAATCCGCAGAGTAACATCATAATTCCCCTCCTGACCACTAATTTTTTCTACTTCTGTCAGGGTAAAATACTTAATTCGGTTGTTTGTTTTAATTCGACGGAGGTTTATCTCCATTCCACAGTATGGTGGACAGAGTTTAGGAAAATAGCGATTCATCATCACCACTTTGCCGCCCAGATACGGCTTTTTTTCAATAAGCGTAACATTATAACCCGCTTCACCCGCTTCAACTGCGGTGGTTATGCCGCTGATTCCGCCACCAATTACCAGGATATCCTTTAACACTAGTTCACCTCTTGAAGAGCTCAACGGGTGAGGTATCATAGGACATATATGTTTTATGTTCCCCACCCGTTAGCCATAAAATGTTTACTTTGGCACCAAATCCTTATGTGCCTTTTTGAATATCTCCCATTGAGCTGTCTTTGGGTCGTATTTCGAGTTGACAAAGCATTTCCAGTCATTATCATTAATCAGATTAAAATCTGACCGATAATAGAATCCTGGATATCGGCTTTCTTGTCTAAACAGGATATGTCGCAGATGAATCTCTGCGGTCCAGATACGATGATAATTTTCCCAACATCTCATCAACTCATGCAGGTCTTTAGCGGCCATCTTTTTAGAATCTTCTTTAAGCATTTCAAGAAGGTTCAGTGCCGTTTCCAGCATAACTTTGTTAGTAATATAGTGAGTTTGGCAACCACCACCGTATTCATCCATAATCTTATTCAGACGAAACATTAACATTTTCGGTTTAATGTAATATGGGTTGACATCAGGGTCAACAGAATATCCTTTCTGATTCTCATAGTTAATGAACGGCAGGTAGATTTCATCCGCCAGTTCTCTTTTATCCTTAGTCACAGTTGGTGTAAAATCTTTACTGTCAAGGATAAATTTAATTGCGGCTTTACCTGCGATTCTACCTTCACAATGAGAGCCAGATGAGAATTTATGACCTGATGCACCAACGCCGTCGCCAGCTGTGAATAACCCTTGAACTGTAGTCATACGATTGTAACCCCATTGCCATTCTGCAGGAGCAATATCCTCCGGACCACTAACCCAAATTCCACTGCAACCTGAGTGTGAACCTAAGAGATATGGTTCTGTAGGCATCAGTTCAGACATATTCGTTTCTGGGGCAATATTCATCCCTGCCCAGAATCCCGCCTGACCAATACACATATCGAGGAAATCTTCCCATGCCTCTGATTCAAGTTCTCGACATTTCTTTGGCTCATTGTTATATTTGGCAAACAACTCTTTCATTGCTGTAGGTGTATCCATATAGACAGGTCCTCTACCTCTTCTCATCTCTTCAAGCATCTGATGATTTCGTAAACAGGTAGGAACTACTTTAGAACCACCATAGGGCATATAGTCATTAAGCAGGTCTTTATTTTTTACTGTATAATCCTCCCCCATTGCGTTTAAGGCTTTTGCCTTGAATAATAAGAACCATGCTCCGACTGGACCAGCACCGTCTTTAAATCTGCACGGGACAAAGCGGTTTTCCATCATTGTTAGTTCTGCCCCAACCTGGGTGGCCATCGTATATGTTGAGCCAGCATTCCAGATTGGATACCATGCCCGACCCATACCTTCGGCAGTTGATTGTCTTGGTCTAAAGATGTTTACCGCACCGCCACAAGCCATCAGAATCGCCTTAGCCCGAAAGATATAGATTTTATTTTCACGGACGCTAAATCCAACCGCACCAGCAATTCTATTTTGCTCTTTTTCGTCAAGCAAGAGTTTAACAATAAAAACCCTTTCATAGATATTTTCCATACCCAGTGATGCTTTAGCCGCTTCCGCAACGATGGTTTTATAAGATTCACCATTAATCATTATTTGCCATTTACCGGTTCTGACTGGCTTACCACCTTTTTCAAGGGGAATTCCTTCACTGCCATGTTCTTTCCAGATTGGCAAACCCCATTCCTCATATCTATGAACTGTGTCGTCCACATGACGGCCAACATCATAGATTAAATCATCGCGAACTACACCCATTAAGTCATTGGAAACCATCCGCACATAATCTTCGGGTGTATTTTCACCAAGATAGGTATTAATTGCGGAAAGTCCCTGGGCAACTGCCCCACTTCTTTCCAGAGCGGCTTTATCCACAAGTGTAATTTTCATTCCTTCAGGTGCCCATCTTTTAGTTTCAAACGCCGCTCCACAAGCGGCCATTCCACCACCTACAATCAAGAGGTCAGTATTAACTTCTACAATTTGTGGGTCTTTACAAAAATGAGATGTTTCTGCAGTAACTACAGACATATTCTTTTCCTCCTTATCTTAAATTATGGCAAGCAGGGATGCTTGCACTAGTGTATTACTTTGCCGGGGTAGGCAGTGTTTTTCCGACCTCGGTAAAAAAGTTTTGAGATTTAATATCATCCGCAGAGGGTTGTGCTTTTCCTTCATAAGGTTTAATCGACCCCTCTGGTGTAGTCCGAA contains these protein-coding regions:
- a CDS encoding PIN domain-containing protein; amino-acid sequence: MIFVDTGAWIALTDSNDHYHKEANRLYNRLKQQRAYLLTTDYVLDETVTRLRYDSSHHIAIRFLDIITLTSKTGILRVVYIDHDLFQESIAVFRQYESTLLSLTDCANFVVCQRYNIHDAFGFDRHFPMMGISLIS
- a CDS encoding CBS domain-containing protein, whose translation is MQKFVADYATFESLLTVDWNRTVNFALQRMKELNRSCLFVVDREGKTLGIVTEHDKPSDQNLKEFCEQREFKIISVEEAKTMNSRAAAKYMSDNKFHRITIKDKSSLGIFTSTDFIKMVAEGN
- the qmoC gene encoding quinone-interacting membrane-bound oxidoreductase complex subunit QmoC, with the translated sequence MLIKPDLKFIRETICAGGDSLKKCFQCATCSVTCKLSPDGNPFPRKEMIWAQWGLKDKLLADPDIWLCHQCSDCTVYCPRGAKPGEVMAAIRKAVITHYSFPKFLGKMVSQVKYVPLLIAFPVILLLAVLGISGHLNIPAGEIIFSKFMPTEYVDAIFIPVALFAAIVFGVGITRYWKDISGPNAKIGLIPSLISTIVEILTHNRFNKCEVNKLRSIAHLGVFYGFIGLAITTALAVFYLYILKQESPYPLLSPVKIIGNISALTLLIGIILVIGNRLKNKEKTGLGSYFDWSLIVVIAVVVLTGILSQFTRWANITILAYPIYFLHLVSVFYLFIYAPYSKLAHLLYRTAAMVYAKQCQREV
- a CDS encoding FAD-dependent oxidoreductase, whose product is MEKKLGVYLCSGCGIGEAIDLEKLSNVAINEYKTPVCKTHHSLCSQDGLALINQDCQGNGINTIVIAGCSPRVNQDVFAFDTDKIMERVNLREQVIWCQPPNQPDTQMMAEDYLKMGIVKAQKTELLDPYQPETEISRDILVVGGGITGMTAALESAKAGQTVILVEKEKDLGGFLTKLHKQFPIQSPYQELQIPIHLEMIKEISANQRIKVYTETKIEKIAGGPGLFDVTVNQNEKTNQFRVGAIVLAAGFQPYDASGLEYLGFGKSPNVITNVQMEELAKKGLITRPSDGQPAKNVAFIQCAGSRDKERLPYCSTYCCMTSLKQALYVRQQNREAMAYIFYKDMRTMGLYEDFYIKAQEDEGVFLTKGEVVGVEVIDGNNLTITIKDTLLGEDMVIEADLVVLATGMVPTTAIERLIKKETIECQEEACKKEEPTLPQDPIIKSDILNLDYRQGPELPQLKYGFPDSHFICFPYETRRTGIYAAGCVRQPMDIAACIEDASGAALKAIQCIELISKGEAVHPRVSDRSYPDFFMQRCTQCKRCTDECPFGAINEDEKFNPLPNITRCRRCGTCMGACPERIINFKNYSIDIISSIFKAVSVPDEFENKPRVLAFMCENDAIPALDMTGVKRLEYSPFIRIIPVRCLGSFNLVWISDALSKGIDGILLIGCKYGDDYQCHFVKGSELANYRLGKVQETLNRLALESDRVKMVQLAINEYDLLPGIFKDFMATIDKVGPNPFKGF
- a CDS encoding CoB--CoM heterodisulfide reductase iron-sulfur subunit A family protein, giving the protein MLKDILVIGGGISGITTAVEAGEAGYNVTLIEKKPYLGGKVVMMNRYFPKLCPPYCGMEINLRRIKTNNRIKYFTLTEVEKISGQEGNYDVTLRINPRFVTEKCTACGECAKVCPADRNDDFNLNLSQTKTIHLPHQLAFPYKYVIDNTVCIKCGSCVDACPYKAIDLEMQPQTKQINVRSIVVATGWQPYDASKIDNLGFGKYKDVITNMMMERLAAPNGPTNGKILRPSDQKEPKKVAFVQCAGSRDENHLPYCSAVCCLASLKQITYLREGIPESEAFMFYIDIRTPGKYEDFYNRVQADEKVKLIKGKVASVEEDNGELIVEAEDILAGNKNKVRVDLVVLACGMEPGRQGLNFIQQDKNGFIIPEKGIYAAGVAKKPQDVTSSVQDATSAALKAIQKG
- the aprA gene encoding adenylyl-sulfate reductase subunit alpha; the protein is MSVVTAETSHFCKDPQIVEVNTDLLIVGGGMAACGAAFETKRWAPEGMKITLVDKAALERSGAVAQGLSAINTYLGENTPEDYVRMVSNDLMGVVRDDLIYDVGRHVDDTVHRYEEWGLPIWKEHGSEGIPLEKGGKPVRTGKWQIMINGESYKTIVAEAAKASLGMENIYERVFIVKLLLDEKEQNRIAGAVGFSVRENKIYIFRAKAILMACGGAVNIFRPRQSTAEGMGRAWYPIWNAGSTYTMATQVGAELTMMENRFVPCRFKDGAGPVGAWFLLFKAKALNAMGEDYTVKNKDLLNDYMPYGGSKVVPTCLRNHQMLEEMRRGRGPVYMDTPTAMKELFAKYNNEPKKCRELESEAWEDFLDMCIGQAGFWAGMNIAPETNMSELMPTEPYLLGSHSGCSGIWVSGPEDIAPAEWQWGYNRMTTVQGLFTAGDGVGASGHKFSSGSHCEGRIAGKAAIKFILDSKDFTPTVTKDKRELADEIYLPFINYENQKGYSVDPDVNPYYIKPKMLMFRLNKIMDEYGGGCQTHYITNKVMLETALNLLEMLKEDSKKMAAKDLHELMRCWENYHRIWTAEIHLRHILFRQESRYPGFYYRSDFNLINDNDWKCFVNSKYDPKTAQWEIFKKAHKDLVPK